Proteins encoded in a region of the Zea mays cultivar B73 chromosome 4, Zm-B73-REFERENCE-NAM-5.0, whole genome shotgun sequence genome:
- the LOC103652905 gene encoding protein transport protein SEC23 has protein sequence MSAADPSAAPAAAADPDGPDSVRLTWNTWPRSKVEASRCVVPLAATISPTRVPDPSAASPPPLPYPPLRCKPPCSALLNPFARVDFAAKIWICPLCFSRNHFPPHYAAISESNVPAELFPQCSTVDYIVGGAGIPGVGGAPPPPPPVFLFVIDTCVIEEELEYVKMAMRKAVALLPEHALVGLVTFGTQVHLHELGFSDLSKIYVFRGTKEISKDQILDQLGLAGAGRPGFPKMPQQPGGPQVNGMHPPSTAGVNRFLLPVSDCEIALSTLLDELQPDQWPVEAGNRAIRCTGVALSVAAGLLGACMPGTGARIIALLGGPCTEGPGMIVSKDLSEPVRSHKDLDKDAAPHFQKAVKFYDGLAKQLVSQGHVLDVFASALDQVGLAEMKVAIERTGGLVVLSESFGHSVFKDSFKRIFEGGEQSLGLSFNGIIEINCSKDIKVQGIIGPCTSLEKKGAMCSDTVVGQGNTSAWKMCGLDRNTSLTVFFDVSPSERSSQPGNQNPHLYIQFVTSYQHPEGQMRIRVTTICRKWVDGSTNTEELVEGFDQETAAVVLARYISLKMEMEEEFDATRWLDRSLIRLCSRFGDYRKDDPSSFSLHSNFSLFPQFMFNLRRSQFVQVFNNSPDETAYFRMLLNRESITNSVAMIQPSLISFSFDSPPSPVFLDVASIAADRILLLDAYFSVVIFHGMTIAQWRNMGYQNQPEHEQFAQLLQAPHEEAQMIIKGRFPVPRLVVCDQHGSQARFLLAKLNPSATYNSAHDVAPGSDIIFTDDVSFQVFCEHLQRLAVQS, from the exons CGTGCGGCTCACCTGGAATACCTGGCCACGGTCAAAGGTCGAGGCCAGCCGCTGCGTCGTGCCGCTCGCCGCCACCATCTCGCCCACTCGCGTCCCGGATCCCTCCGCGGCATCCCCGCCGCCGCTCCCTTACCCTCCGctccgctgcaagcctccctgttCCGCGCTCCTCAACCCCTTCGCGCGCGTAGACTTCGCTGCCAAGATCTGGATCTGCCCGCTCTGCTTCTCCCGGAACCACTTTCCCCCGCACTATGCTGCCATATCTGAGTCCAACGTCCCCGCCGAGCTCTTCCCGCAGTGCTCCACCGTCGACTACATCGTCGGCGGAGCCGGCATCCCTGGGGTAGGCGGCGCGCCGCCGCCCCCGCCGCCCGTATTTCTCTTCGTCATCGACACCTGCGTCATCGAGGAGGAGCTGGAGTACGTTAAGATGGCCATGCGGAAGGCCGTCGCGCTCCTGCCGGAGCACGCACTCGTGGGCCTCGTCACCTTCGGCACGCAGGTGCACCTGCACGAGCTCGGATTCTCCGATCTCAGCAAGATCTACGTCTTCCGGGGGACCAAGGAGATCTCTAAGGACCAGATTTTGGATCAGCTTGGCCTGGCGGGTGCTGGGCGGCCGGGCTTCCCCAAGATGCCACAGCAACCGGGCGGGCCACAGGTGAATGGGATGCATCCGCCGTCCACGGCCGGGGTCAACAGGTTCCTGCTCCCGGTGTCAGATTGTGAGATTGCTCTCAGCACG TTGCTGGACGAGTTGCAGCCTGACCAATGGCCAGTCGAGGCTGGGAACCGTGCGATCCGTTGCACTGGTGTTGCGCTCAGTGTAGCTGCTGGGTTACTTGGTGCTTGCATGCCTGGAACAGGTGCAAGGATCATCGCATTGCTAGGTGGTCCGTGTACTGAGGGACCTGGAATG ATTGTTTCAAAAGATTTGTCAGAACCAGTTAGATCACATAAGGATCTTGACAAGGATGCAGCTCCTCACTTCCAGAAAGCAGTTAAATTTTATGATGGTCTTGCTAAGCAGTTGGTCAGTCAAGGTCACGTGTTAGATGTTTTTGCTTCTGCTCTCGATCAG GTTGGGCTAGCTGAGATGAAGGTTGCTATTGAGAGAACAGGTGGCCTTGTTGTCTTGTCTGAAAGTTTTGGGCATTCCGTATTCAAGGATTCTTTCAAACGCATTTTTGAGGGAGGTGAACAGTCTCTAGGACTTTCTTTCAA TGGCATAATTGAAATAAACTGTTCAAAAGATATTAAAGTCCAAGGTATTATTGGACCATGCACATCTTTGGAGAAG AAAGGAGCCATGTGCTCTGACACAGTTGTCGGTCAAGGAAATACATCAGCATGGAAAATGTGTGGTCTCGATAGAAATACTTCTCTTACAGTATTTTTTGATGTCTCACCGAGTGAACGATCGAGCCAGCCAGGAAACCAAAATCCCCATTTGTATATACAATTTGTGACAAG TTACCAACACCCAGAAGGTCAAATGAGGATAAGAGTTACTACGATATGCAGGAAATGGGTAGATGGTTCCACTAATACCGAG GAATTAGTTGAAGGTTTTGACCAGGAAACTGCAGCTGTTGTGTTGGCAAGATACATCTCTTTGAAAATGGAGATGGAG GAAGAGTTCGATGCAACCCGGTGGCTTGATAGATCTCTCATACGTCTTTGTTCAAGATTTGGGGATTACCGGAAGGATGATCCCTCTTCATTTAGCCTGCATTCAAATTTCTCATTGTTCCCTCAGTTTATGTTTAATCTTCGGCGTTCACAATTTGTTCAG GTTTTCAATAACAGTCCAGATGAGACAGCTTATTTCAGGATGTTACTCAATCGTGAGAGTATCACTAACTCGGTTGCCATGATCCAGCCTTCCTTGATATCATTTTCTTTTGATTCACCTCCATCTCCGGTATTTCTAGATGTGGCATCAATAGCAGCAGATCGTATACTGCTACTTGATGCGTACTTTAGTGTTGTCATTTTTCACGGAATGACAATTGCTCAGTGGAGAAACATGGGTTATCAGAACCAACCTGAGCATGAG CAATTTGCACAACTATTACAAGCACCACATGAGGAGGCACAAATGATAATAAAGGGTCGATTTCCAGTTCCAAGACTAGTTGTCTGCGACCAACATGGCTCGCAG GCAAGGTTTTTGTTGGCTAAGCTGAATCCATCGGCCACATATAACTCAGCTCATGATGTTGCTCCTGGTTCTGACATCATTTTCACCGATGATGTTAGCTTCCAGGTCTTCTGTGAGCACCTACAAAGGCTGGCTGTTCAGTCTTGA